The window tttattttatcattaacttTTTGTATAGCATATCAGTggtgataaaatgaaaaaaaattaaaaatttaagtgataaaatttgtcttctaaaaaaagtgataaaatttataaaaataaaacttcgatagtaaaattaaataaataacgaaAGTTGAGCtctaaaattatcaattaagcttacattttaagattttattcaataaataaaaaaattaaattataggtgAGTTAAACAAGTAAaatctatattttataatttctcataacataaatttaaagtaaaattaaagtttaaatttaactcaattaaataaatcagtaaaaaaaactcatttaaataaattacttatatttatgttttttcccTACAAATCAAACTTAGTACTGAATTTAATTAAGTactgaatttaatttatatttctattcTCTCACATTCTAATATACTTTCTTTTTTCGTGAGACAGATTTGAGcatacttttttctttatgaATTCGTAGTTTTCGGATTTTGACAGAAatttaacttaataatttttattatatgacctagttcaattaattttgtatttagtgataaattataaatacttgTCACTGTTAAATTCGAAAAGTGATGATTACTTATtgcgatttttttaaaaattttttatattgaaaactaagttaattttttttattgctttaggattaaaacattaaaatgaaCATAACATCTCGTGAacatttaatgttatattatttaattaagatgaTTCCCTGTCtctattatatatatctttcttttttgactatgcataaaaattattatttttttatatttaagtccCTATTAAACctttaaaatatcttatttttataattaaatatatttcactacagtatttatgtattaattgtttcttacactgataaaaaaaatatattgtttctttccttcttttccccttattatttcatatttttattctcatctcTCTGTTTTTCTTTCCCTTACATTTCTACCTGTATCGTAGTTcgaatattttcttcattttatttattgaatttttcgGAAGAGGACTCTAGTCAACTTTTAAATTAcggattaataataattaaaagaaatatgtacatgatagtaacttttttgaaagaaaaaaaagctgaAAAGATCATTCAAACATTTCTGCCCATATTTTAAGCTAGAATTAAGGTGTGTGCTTTGAATAACTTTGGAAAATTGGTAAAACAATATTGATaattaaaacaagaaaagaattgtaaataaaatatgtaagttGGCTATTTTCACTAAATTCGAAGGTATTAATTAGTTATCAGACTAAATATATCACAATAATAGAATGAACTCAAAATTGACAACTACATATAATTACATGATAGGAGTTagtctatttttgttttggttccAAACATCACTACAGTTGTACTTGTATCTAAGTTTTTCTAAGAATGCtgaacataaattaatatttttatataatgataatatgaaattaaacttatgacgttatataaattatgtaaaTCCTTTATCATTAactcaaaattaagaaattgaaaGTAAACCACTATAATTCAAAAGATAGTGACacattataaaatttcatatgaaattaagaaaaattatgcttaattttttaaataaaatgtatacaaaattatattaaattaacatttaGGGTAATGTGAAAGAAGATTCGATCGCAAAAGTTGGATTCAATTtgcaattatgttttttttacagaGTTTtgcaattatatttatttagacttaaatatttttttcacctgtaatttaatatttatttttatttttattcctgtaatttgttttttcatttcagtcattgtaaaatgtatttttgtttttttccttaaaacacttacaacaataaaaacatattttgaacaatggaaaaaaaattctaaaatatttttttgtaaggattaaaataaataatttttttacaggacataaaagaaagaaaaatctaaattaccgaaaaaatgtatttaatttttttttacaatttgttTGCAATTATATTAGGGTTAGATGAAATTGAAGTTCATCGtataagataaaaaaggataaatagttatttttgtttttgaatggatactttgtttgaaaaataaaaatacaaaatttagtttagtgtaaaaaggataaaaaatgtaacaaatcTATTGGACAACAAATTTATTGAATGGTTAACTTTTCaggataaatagttattttttatactttcaaaaactaaattttatacacatttgttaatgaaattatatatttaaagataaaaataattatatagttTAAAAGAAACTATCAATCCTCTTATTATTAACatgataaataagaaaattgataaaaaaaatcattacaaaACAATTTTAAGTTAGTTATTAGTTTAATAACATGATACATATAATTGAATTACATTATAGACCTttcctaaaaaatttattatcttattttcttattcaaatATCACAACACAAATTCAGttgaacttattttaaaataatgataatttatgacaATATGTTGAGAGAATTTTGAAGAACTAAAACACAGTTTGTTTGAATATGGTTTTggctttactttttaaaattatatattttatataataatttccaaAACTAATTTTCAAAGAATAGAAATGAGAGGAAAAAAGATGTTAAAAATGGAATAAAAGACATGAgtaataagaaattgaaatcagaaaagaaaaacgttcttgttcttttatttaaaaaattatattatcttgaaaataatatttagaaaCTATATATTCTTGAAAACTTTTGTTTATGCAGGTTTTCCTTgttgaatttcaaaataaaaggcaATAATGATTTCCCTTCATCAGCAATGAAATCGAGAACTAAAAACGTGTAAGAAACTGAAAAGAGGGTTTAGGTTTAACTACACTTGCAGGCACCACAAAAAACTCCACCTATAATTACCATTCCAAGAATATCTGTTAAGTGGAGTTTCAGTGTCAGAAGAAAAACCTGTAGCAGTAATGTCTTTTTGCACCAAAACAAAAACTAGTAAAACTCCCTCTTCTGAATCCTAAACAACACAAAATCACAAACACCAAATCATCACTCATACACCACAGTTTCCAATTTCCATCAATCTCAATCTCATCCTCTCCTAACATTCTCCCTATAAAATCGCCACATCCAACTCCCAACAACACAACACCAACAACctcaaaaaacataattaagcaTTAACATTCCACACcttttcacacacacacaaaaaaaacaacCCTCTAAAATCTAAGCCTCAAAGAGTGCTAAACTTTGTTACAATGAACATGTTAGGCCTTAGAGACCTAGTTTTCATAGCTCCAACTCCTTCTCAACTTCACCACCATCAACAACACCAACCCATTTCAGCAGAACACCATTCAAACCTCCCTTTGCCTTCACAAGCCTCTCTCAGTGTTGGTCTTGGCATTTTCCCTCTCCTAACAGTGCCACACACCAATGATGTTCAAGTTCAGGTTCAAGACTgtgccaacaacaacaacaacaccaacaccaactATTGGAACCTGAAGATGTGTGGTGCCACTGAAGTGAATTCCACAAGAAAAGGTGTTATGAACATGGAGGATGAGGGAAGCAATAAGCAAATGATGGAGAGTGAGGAAGGTGGGGGTGAGTTTAGGGTGTGCCAGGATTGTGGCAATAGAGCCAAGAGAGATTGCAGCTTCAGAAGGTGCAGGACTTGCTGCAAGGGACGTGGCTTTGATTGCAGCACTCACGTGAAGAGCACGTGGGTCCCCGCGTCTATGAGAcggggtggtggtggtgatagtAGTGGTGGTGATGGCAACAGCGATGCTGGTGCTTCTAAGAGGCTAAGAACTTTGGGGTCATCAAAGAATGTTGCTGCTAGTGCTACCTCTCATAGTTCCACTTCCAATGCTACCCCAACAAAGAGCTTTGATACCAGTTCTTGTCAACAAGGtgatttcatttttctcttttaattcaaAGATGTTTACTACAATTTCACAAATAGTTTAATTAAGTACTTGTTTAATTAAGGTTTTTAATTGCACTGGTATTGTCGTGTTCTTGGATATTGTGAGAAATTGCAACAAATACAACTCATGCAGTCACAATTGTAAACACTCGGATAGGCCAAAATCGCAGCTGCAGACCATTTTTCAAAACCTTGATTTCCAGGTTTTAAATTATGGTCGCAGTCGCAAATTCATTGTAATTCTTGACATTATGAAAAATTGTAGATAAATGTGACTAATGTGATCCTAATTATAATTTGCAGACttggttttaatattttatttataaatttgttataaagttggataaaatatgtttttaatctatgTACTTTCAGTTCACTTGATTTTAGTATCTGTACTTCAACTTTGATCTATGAATGTAGTGATTCTTGTCCCTCCGTAAGGCGATAATCTTACGTGaagaaggactaaaaaaaatttatcctataaagtttaataaaaacaGGTTAGAAAagtgttttgaattttgattaatttttcctAGTAGTTGCTAAAATAAGTTAACAAAAGGTTAcagattttttctttctttggaaAAACTCTAGCGTGTGGTAAAATTTTAGGAGCTTGGATGTATAAGTGATTTTTGTTGAATCGCAGATGCTGGTTTCAAACAGTCTTTGCCACGGCACGTGCGTGCACCTGCGGTTTTTAGGTGCCATAGAGTGTCTGCTATTGGGAGTGGTGAAGATGAGATTGTTTACATGGCCACAGTTCATATTAGTGGCCATGTTTTTAAGGGGTTTCTGTATGATCATGGTGCTGATGCCAGAAATGATGTGCCTAGTGTCTCAGAACTGCAATTGGGAAACAATGGAAGTGGAAAGAATAATAATAGGGAATGCTCTTCTGCAATTGGGGTTCCAACTAGTGCTTACCCTGCTTCTGTTTGCTGAGGTTGCTGAAAGGTACAAAATTGGCCTAGCTTTAATTTAAGTAACATTCAGCACCCTCCTTAGTATGCTGTTAAATTGTTTTAGTATTGCATTTTAAAAGCTATGATTTTAGTCTTCATTTCTTTACAGTTTCTGAGTTTGTTCCTCACTCTTATTATTATGTAAGTTTCATAAAGGGTGATGAAATTcaccaattataaaaaaaaaaaatacaaggaccaaaatcaTGTTAGAaccaattttaattgaaaattaatagaCTTAAAACAAGTTTCATTTTACCCTAAGAAAAATAGCTGAATTTTACTCAATTTATGTGCTGCTTCTTGGGTTGTCTGGTAATTAGTTAAAAAGTTCACTCTGATTGGTCATGACTATGCAAAAGCTTAGAAAATTCTTGTGTCTCACCACTTTAGTGATAGGGACAAATTTCCATCAATGAATTGAGCTATTGGGAGAAGAGTAATCAtcataacaaaagaaaaaagaaaaaagaagagagaatgaaCTTGATACTGTATGAGTGCATCAACAAAGGAAGGATAAAAAGAACAGTACACTTTGCATCTAAATTATCATGAGTGTTTACTTTTATCATGCATTGGTTAATATCATATGGAAGGAAGCATAATGTACCGTGTACGGGGGGTTTCAAGAGTAGTGGTGACTTTAAAATGTCACTTTCAATCAAAGGACAATTAGACAAAGAATGCACGTACACTTTTTAATGTGCATTGAGAGTGTTACATTTCCACTACCACATTATCATCTGTGTTACACTCAT of the Glycine max cultivar Williams 82 chromosome 13, Glycine_max_v4.0, whole genome shotgun sequence genome contains:
- the LOC100777812 gene encoding protein LATERAL ROOT PRIMORDIUM 1, whose amino-acid sequence is MNMLGLRDLVFIAPTPSQLHHHQQHQPISAEHHSNLPLPSQASLSVGLGIFPLLTVPHTNDVQVQVQDCANNNNNTNTNYWNLKMCGATEVNSTRKGVMNMEDEGSNKQMMESEEGGGEFRVCQDCGNRAKRDCSFRRCRTCCKGRGFDCSTHVKSTWVPASMRRGGGGDSSGGDGNSDAGASKRLRTLGSSKNVAASATSHSSTSNATPTKSFDTSSCQQDAGFKQSLPRHVRAPAVFRCHRVSAIGSGEDEIVYMATVHISGHVFKGFLYDHGADARNDVPSVSELQLGNNGSGKNNNRECSSAIGVPTSAYPASVC